The stretch of DNA CAGAAAACTTCTGTGGAAAGAGAAAAACCCAGCGGAAAAGGATAATCATCTCTTTTCATGGCAGGGTTATCAACATAAAGTAAAACTTCATTTAGAAAGGGGTTCTTCCTCATTTCCTATGACATTACTACCAAAAGATATGACCTAAATGCCCTTGAACAGACTTTATAGCATAATCTTATAGTATTGAAGTTTACTTTAATATAGACTGTAGATCATTAACAAAATTAGGGTAAGAAATATTTATACAATCAATATTGTCTACAACTACAGTGTCTTCTGTTACCAATGATGCAATAATCCCCATCATTGCAATTCGATGATCGTCAAAGGATTTGAAGTTTCCACCTTTTAGTTTTGTATTTCCCCTAATGATCATCCCATCTTCTGTAGGAGTTACATCTGCTCCGAGTTGAGTGAGATTTTCAGAAACTGCAAGCAAACGATCTGTTTCTTTGACTTTTAACTCTTCTGCATCTTTAATAATTGTTGTCCCATCAGCTTGGGTTGCTAATAACGCTAGAATTGGTATTTCATCAATCAGACGAGGGATCGCGTCTCCTTCAATAGTAACTCCAGTTAATGGTGAACTGATGATAAGAATATCACCTATTTTTTCTCCACCTACAATACGCTCATTTTGAATTGTCAGTTTCGCGCCCATTTGAAGTACGATGTCGATAATCCCGGTTCTCGTTTCATTGAGTCCAACATCTTTTAATATTACTTCACTTCCTGGTACCATACATGCTGCCACAACGAAAAATGCAGCTGAAGAAATATCACCAGGCACTTCTACATGACAACCTTGGAGATCATCAGTTTTAGAAATTGATGTTGTATGACCATCCGACTTTATATTTGCTCCGAATGCTTGTAGCATTGTTTCCGTATGATTTCGAGTTGGTGATTTTTCTCGAACTATAGTAGTATTTTCTGAATGTAATCCCGCTAAAAGCAAGGCAGACTTTACTTGAGCACTTTTTACCGGTAAATCATAATCAATGGAATTTAATGATGTGCCTGTTATCGTTAAAGGTAAATAATTGCCTTGCTCTTTACCATCGATAGTTGCTCCCATTAAACGCAAGGGATCGACAACCCGGTTCATTGGCCTTTTAGAAAGCGATGCATCACCATATACTGTAGTATTAAATGGGAGTCCAGCAAGTAAACCCAACATT from Oceanobacillus iheyensis HTE831 encodes:
- the aroA gene encoding 3-phosphoshikimate 1-carboxyvinyltransferase, translated to MNPLALQPISGSLHGTIKVPGDKSISHRSIIFGSIAKGTTTVTNFLDGEDCMRTIDAFKEMGVPIQKNGSNVTIEGTGLSGLMEPNKELDFGNSGTTTRLMLGLLAGLPFNTTVYGDASLSKRPMNRVVDPLRLMGATIDGKEQGNYLPLTITGTSLNSIDYDLPVKSAQVKSALLLAGLHSENTTIVREKSPTRNHTETMLQAFGANIKSDGHTTSISKTDDLQGCHVEVPGDISSAAFFVVAACMVPGSEVILKDVGLNETRTGIIDIVLQMGAKLTIQNERIVGGEKIGDILIISSPLTGVTIEGDAIPRLIDEIPILALLATQADGTTIIKDAEELKVKETDRLLAVSENLTQLGADVTPTEDGMIIRGNTKLKGGNFKSFDDHRIAMMGIIASLVTEDTVVVDNIDCINISYPNFVNDLQSILK